GCACCTTGGAGCACTCGTTTTAAATTATATTCAAGTGAGCAAAGTTTCCATTTCAAAGTTAGCGCTGAATAGATAAGAAAAGCATCCAAATGAATACTTTGACCCCTTTCCCTCATCCGTGGCTATACCACAACAGGATCGCTCACGCGTTTAGAATTTTTGGCTCTGCAGGGATCTTGTTTGATCGTACTATGCATTTCTCGATAGGCTAGCTGAAAGCTTTTTTGAGCAGTGCGTTTTATTCTTAGGAGGTCGATGACAATTTTGCAACGTGAAATCATCGGCATATTTGTTGtttctattttgaaaaatagagagGAAGGAGGGGTGTTCGCTTTACAGAGAAGCACTTTGTCAGATCTACTTTGTGTGATCAGAGTTTGGAATGGAGCCTAATATGTCTCTCCCGGCTCAAGTAAATGAGAGGAACTGGGGACAGTCATTCTGGGAAGACTAAGAATCTGATGGTGAAGATGAACATGGGCTAGAGAGTAAaggcaagtggaaaaaaaatcTCCATCATTCTCTCTTGCTGGGACTTGATGAAGAACCTCCTGACTAGACTCCCCTGCCCACTCCCAGCCCTTCTCTACGGGGCATCCAGAGGAACTTCTGCAGATGAAAATCTGATGACCGCACTCACGGGCATGGATCTCTTTCATGATGTCCCTGTCCTTGGACTGAGGCTGCAATCCCAATTTCTAGACAAGACCTAGAAAACCCTGCCAGACCAGCCGCATCTCCACAAACGCCCATCCCTTAAGAATGTTCCAGAATTTTGATAGGAGGGACTCAGGGGCAGCAGTCTGGGTGGAGGGAGTTGCTGGGTGGCTTGGGAAGGGGCTGATGGGGATGGTGTGGGGACTCATACGTGTCCCTTGGTGCCGTCCCTTCTCCTCCTTGCTCTGCTTGGCAAGGACACTGTCACCATTGTCAGGCTTTTGGTTCCTCGGGGCAGTGGGCTGTGCACTCTGGGCTGCAGGGCCTTTGTAGGAGTGTTCCGGTCCCCGGGGTCACTCCTGCCTCTCAGTACTACTCAGTATTGCTCTGACTTCTTCTTCAGCTGGCAGAGGGCCCCGCCCCGCCTATGCCAGACCCTTCTGTTTCGTGCTTTCTTAGCACCAACCCTGCCCTTCTCCCTGCTGATTCTCCATCACCCGCCATCTCTCTTCTGCTTCTTTGCTCAGGTCAGCTTACGTGGGCCTCACAGGATTCCCTCCTAAGCTCCCCTGAAGCCTTCTCTGATTCCCTCCAGAAGGTTTTAGGACACCCCTATGTTAAAGTCCCCCTGTATTCAGCTTCTCAATTGCAATTGTCTTGCAAGCTCCTTGAGGATTAGGTGGAGTTCACTGTCCACTCTGATGTCCCCAGGACTTCACAGTGGCTAGGGCTCAATATACCACTTAAAATGAATGAACTGCAATTCATTGGGTCTTTAAACCTAAAGACAAACATGTTATTCAAGTTCTTCATATAGTAGATAAATGCAGAGATTACTAGAAACTTGCACAAAGTTGGAAAACCCTTAATATTCTAGCCTCTGGTAATCCTGCTTCTCAGAGAGCTTATTAGTGAAATCAATATCTCCTTTCATTTAAGGCAGGGGTTCTCCAAACTAGATGCACCTGAGAACCTCCTTGAGGCTTATAAACCACACTGTCAGTATCGGACAATGTGAGATTTTGATTTAGTTGGTCTGGGGTAGATGTGGACCAAGTCTTGGGCATCTTCTTTTAAGGCCTTACTGATATGGGGTAGAAGCATCTGCTAAAGTCCTATAGGGCTTCACTATCTGACATACTCAATATTTCTAGCTTGAATTTCTAGATATGCTTTTTTTCTCAAATGAAGACACAATTTTTGTGGATAAGGATTGTATTTGTTATTAGTCTTAtattgaaaaaaattcaaaaattgaaAAACTTCTTGCTGAAAATTGTCCTTCTTCCCTATATACCTGTCttgttctctctcttcctcttctttccccACAAaagacaagtgtgtgtgtgtgtgtgtgtgtgtatgtgtgtggataCAGGCATGCATGTATCCATGTGTGCTTGtgcacacatatgtatgtatgtgtcagGATTGCACACATGTTTATATGTGTATACAGCACATCTTTTGGCATGCATGTGCATacctgtatatgtatgtatgttcaCATGGGCATGTGTGCACATATGTATGCCTGTGTGTGCATGCAGGTATGCTGGGCACGCACATGTGTATATGCAAACACACTCATGCACTTACATGATGGGAAGAACCAGCCATTTACCTGGATAAGGCGCACAGGGTTCTGCATGATGTCCTCTCCCCCAAAGAGGTAGAGCCTTTGGTCCTTCGCAGCAACGGCAGGGTGGAGAACTCCCACGGGCATGGTGGCCATACTCTCCCAGACATTGCAGATGCTGTCGTACCTCTCCATGGAGCTCAGGAGCTCCTGCCCTTCTCCGAGGCCCCCGATGGAGAAGATGAAGTTCTTGTGGGCAATGCTTCTGTGGGAGTAGCGGGCCACCAGCATGGGCTCCCCGAGCCTCCACTGGTTGAGTTTCAGGGAGAAGACATAGACATTGTGACTGACCAGACTCTTCCCCCCGCTGACAGTCATGCCCCCGAGCATGTAGATGCTGCGGTGCAAGGTGACAGCCGAGGCCTTGTAGAGCCGGGTGGGGAGCTTGGCAAGGCTCTGCCATTGGCCGGTCTGTGAGCTGTAGAGCAGGACCTCCCTGGTGGTCTGCTGGTTGTCCTTCCTTCCACCCAGGAGGATGAGGAAGTCTTGGTAAGAGCTCCTTGGAGGGACATGCCACAGGGGTTTGCAGTCTGGGGCACTGGAGCCATACAGAGAAAACATCTGCCTCCTGGCCATCTCCAGGATGGTCTGGCAGGCCGGCGAAGACTGGAGGAGGGCATCGTTGGCGATGAAGTGGTGGAAGAAGGCCGGGTGGACGTACTGAAGCCTCACCTGCTGGAACAGTTCCTGCATGTATCGCTTCCGGGCCTGGAGGTCATGCTTGACCCAAGCCATGAGGGCCTCGaacaccttctcctcctccccgcAGAGCCCGTCATCTCCGAGGTAGTCTCTCAACTCCAAGGCGCACAGCTCCTTCAGGTCAGCGGAGGTGGCCACCTCCGGGAAACACGCCAGGGCCACCTCCCTGGCTTTCTCCTTGAGGGTCTGGCAACTTAAGATTTCCGAGAGTCTGATCATGCCCAGGCAGTTGCTGGGGGCCAGCTGGCTCTGCAGGTAGGAGGAGCAGGCCTCGAACAGCCTGGGGTACTGCAGCAGAGAGGCCGCCTCCATCAGGGCGAGGACATTGTCGGCCGCGATGCGCACCTCCCCGGTGTACACGTAGGCCACGATCCAGTCCAGCACCGGGGAGTCGATGCCCTTCAGCTGGACTCTGGCCTCACTGCTCTCTCGGAAGTTGCTGCAGAACATGGCCCTAAAGTAGGGGCTGCTGGAGGCCAGCACATTGCGGTGGCAGGGGACCTCCCAGGCACCAGCACAGATGCTCACATCCGTCAGGATCCTGTGTTGTCTTAAGCCATTGAGCTGCCTCAGTAAGTCCGAGGAGAAGTTGTGGTCTTTGAAGAGCAGCTCGTCTGGCGACTCGTCATCCATCCTACAGAGAGGGTGGCAAGGGTCAAGTCGGCCTCAGCAGCCTGTACTGCAGGCTCTGGCTGGTGTGCACCTGTGTCCCTCACCAAGGGGTTTGTGGGTGTGGCCAAGATTGCCACCCGGTGAAGACCAGAAAGGGAGGCCACCCTCACCCCAGACCCCAAAGCTGACACATCTCTTTTGGGTCAAGTTTATTCTCAAAGGTAATAGGCAAACAGCATCTTTAGCTAACCTGAGGGGTAAAGATAAAATGTTTTTGCAAGTCACTAGATTGCCCGGGCTGAAACACGAGCCTGGAGCACAGTTAACGATCCATGCATTTGACCAGCAGAAGTGTGAGCCTTTCCCCAGATTCTCAGTGTATTTGTCATTTAGTAAACTCATCTAAACATCTCTGTCTGGGTGTTAGTCTTTTTCCAGGCATGACATTCTGGGGGTGCGGAATTACGGTAACTAGACAGAGATGGGGATGAAAATGGGCCCTTGTGAGATTTAAATCTTTAGCTCTCTATCTATCCATAGTTAGAACACACGACTGTACAGAGTCTTGGGGTTTTACTTTAAGGATGGAATCAGTAGAAAGTAGAGAAAAAGCAGCTCCCTGGTCTATTGGGTGACCCATCAGTCCACCTGCAGAGAAGTAAGCAGTAGGGATATTTACCTTGTTTTGCTGCAGTGACACCCACCGATGCCTGGTCTGTCTTGTCCCCCCAGAAAGTTTCCACCTCTTGCTCCGAGTGAAACCGTAAACCCCAGGCCTTTCCTTCAGTTGGCAAGCGATTTGTCCTGGGAGAGTTCTGGATTGTTTATGCTGAAGGCACTTTCACAGTTTTCTAGAGCTTTGTGCAAGGGCCGCTGGGCAGGGAGACCGTGTATACATTCCAGGGCTAAGAATAGCTGCATATGTACTTTCCACTGTTATGACATGTGA
This genomic interval from Callospermophilus lateralis isolate mCalLat2 chromosome 16, mCalLat2.hap1, whole genome shotgun sequence contains the following:
- the Klhl38 gene encoding kelch-like protein 38; translated protein: MDDESPDELLFKDHNFSSDLLRQLNGLRQHRILTDVSICAGAWEVPCHRNVLASSSPYFRAMFCSNFRESSEARVQLKGIDSPVLDWIVAYVYTGEVRIAADNVLALMEAASLLQYPRLFEACSSYLQSQLAPSNCLGMIRLSEILSCQTLKEKAREVALACFPEVATSADLKELCALELRDYLGDDGLCGEEEKVFEALMAWVKHDLQARKRYMQELFQQVRLQYVHPAFFHHFIANDALLQSSPACQTILEMARRQMFSLYGSSAPDCKPLWHVPPRSSYQDFLILLGGRKDNQQTTREVLLYSSQTGQWQSLAKLPTRLYKASAVTLHRSIYMLGGMTVSGGKSLVSHNVYVFSLKLNQWRLGEPMLVARYSHRSIAHKNFIFSIGGLGEGQELLSSMERYDSICNVWESMATMPVGVLHPAVAAKDQRLYLFGGEDIMQNPVRLIQVYHISRNTWFKMETRMIKNVCAPAVVLGQRIVIVGGYTRRILAYDPQTNKFAKCADMKDRKMHHGATVMGNKLYVTGGRRLTTDCNIEDSASFDCYDPETDTWTSQGQLPHKLFDHACLTLQCIPHMTTHS